Proteins from a genomic interval of Nocardia sp. BMG51109:
- a CDS encoding aminotransferase class I/II-fold pyridoxal phosphate-dependent enzyme — protein MPRQTQIGLMSHAELVSEHDTHKAAYAKLAAEKLTLDITRGKPSPAQLDLSAELLTLPGEGEFRDGSGTDCRNYGGLHGLPELRAIFGELLGIPADNLLAGNNASLELMHDVIMYAMLHGTADSPRRWADEPIKFVCPAPGYDRHFAITESLGVEMIPVAMNQDGPDVRAVADLVAADPQIKGLWAVPNYSNPTGVNFSEEVVRELVSMPAAAPDFRLFWDNAYAVHPLTDTAAPVLDVLGMAAAAGNPHRPFVFASTSKITFAGSGVSFIGGSKANLDWYAKHLSKKSIGPDKINQLRHLRFFKDAEGVRTHMQKHRAILEPKFNLVLRILEERLGASKVASWTEPKGGYFISLDVLEGTAARVVGLAKEAGIALTPAGSAFPYGKDPEDKNIRIAPSLPSEADLEAAMNGLATCVLLSATEKYLGE, from the coding sequence ATGCCCCGGCAAACGCAGATCGGTTTGATGAGCCACGCGGAACTCGTGTCCGAGCACGACACGCACAAGGCCGCCTACGCCAAGCTCGCGGCCGAAAAGCTCACGCTGGACATCACGCGAGGCAAGCCGTCGCCGGCGCAGCTCGACTTGTCCGCCGAGCTGCTCACGCTGCCCGGCGAGGGCGAGTTCCGCGACGGCTCCGGCACCGACTGCCGCAATTACGGTGGGCTGCACGGACTCCCGGAGCTGCGCGCGATCTTCGGCGAGCTGCTCGGGATCCCCGCCGACAATCTGCTGGCCGGCAACAACGCCAGCCTGGAGTTGATGCACGACGTCATCATGTACGCGATGCTGCACGGCACCGCCGATTCCCCGCGCCGCTGGGCGGACGAGCCGATCAAGTTCGTATGCCCGGCGCCCGGCTACGATCGGCACTTCGCGATCACCGAATCGCTGGGCGTAGAGATGATTCCGGTCGCGATGAACCAGGACGGCCCGGACGTGCGCGCCGTCGCCGATCTGGTGGCGGCCGATCCGCAGATCAAGGGGTTGTGGGCGGTGCCCAACTACTCCAACCCGACCGGTGTCAACTTCTCCGAAGAGGTTGTCCGCGAGCTGGTTTCGATGCCCGCCGCGGCCCCCGACTTCCGGTTGTTCTGGGACAACGCGTACGCCGTGCACCCGCTGACCGATACCGCGGCGCCGGTGCTGGACGTGCTCGGCATGGCCGCGGCCGCCGGAAACCCCCATCGCCCCTTCGTCTTCGCGTCCACCTCGAAGATCACCTTCGCCGGGTCGGGGGTCAGTTTCATCGGCGGATCCAAGGCCAACCTGGACTGGTACGCCAAGCATCTGTCGAAGAAGAGCATCGGCCCGGACAAGATCAACCAGCTGCGGCATCTCCGATTCTTCAAGGATGCGGAGGGTGTGCGCACGCACATGCAGAAGCATCGCGCCATCCTGGAGCCGAAGTTCAACCTGGTGCTGCGGATCCTGGAGGAGCGGCTGGGCGCGTCCAAGGTCGCTTCCTGGACCGAGCCCAAGGGCGGCTACTTCATCAGCCTCGACGTGCTGGAGGGCACCGCCGCCCGGGTGGTCGGGCTGGCCAAGGAGGCCGGAATCGCCCTGACCCCTGCGGGTTCGGCGTTCCCGTACGGAAAAGACCCGGAGGACAAGAACATTCGCATCGCGCCGAGCCTCCCGTCGGAAGCGGACCTGGAGGCGGCGATGAACGGGCTGGCCACCTGCGTGCTGCTGTCGGCGACGGAGAAGTACCTGGGCGAGTAG
- a CDS encoding HhH-GPD-type base excision DNA repair protein, producing the protein MVTRKLCLAQDPEADELLSSDDFALLTGMLLDQQYPMEHAFRGPRKLAERMGGFDIRRIAAADPDEFEELGATPPAIHRYGRSMARRVQDLARYIVDNYDGKVENLWTEGDPDGKEVLKRLKALPGYGDQKARIFLALLGKQLGVRPAGWRAAAGAYGDEGSHRSVADVTDGPSLSEVREFKKQAKAAAKKG; encoded by the coding sequence ATGGTTACCCGCAAACTGTGTCTTGCGCAGGATCCGGAGGCGGACGAACTGCTGTCGAGTGACGACTTCGCGTTGCTGACGGGGATGCTGCTGGATCAGCAGTATCCGATGGAGCATGCGTTTCGCGGGCCGCGGAAGCTTGCCGAGCGGATGGGTGGGTTCGATATCCGGCGGATCGCCGCGGCCGATCCGGACGAGTTCGAGGAGCTGGGCGCCACCCCGCCCGCGATTCACCGGTACGGGCGGTCGATGGCTCGGCGGGTGCAGGATCTGGCGCGGTACATCGTGGACAACTACGACGGCAAGGTGGAGAACCTCTGGACCGAGGGTGACCCGGATGGCAAGGAGGTGCTGAAGCGTCTCAAGGCACTGCCCGGCTACGGTGACCAGAAGGCGCGAATCTTCTTGGCGCTGTTGGGTAAACAGCTCGGCGTCCGGCCTGCGGGCTGGCGCGCGGCCGCGGGCGCCTACGGCGACGAGGGCTCGCACCGCTCGGTGGCCGATGTGACCGACGGCCCATCTCTGTCCGAGGTCCGGGAATTCAAGAAACAAGCGAAGGCCGCGGCCAAGAAGGGCTGA
- a CDS encoding ABC transporter permease produces MSSLALRSTPVRLPRLPSGRWVRLVVPVLIVVLWQVASATGVLPERLLAAPTTVVDTAIELFRDGTLPHAIAVSLQRAAIGFGVGAAIGIVLAVLAGLSLFGEYVVDPPMQMLRTLPFYGLIPLLILWFGIGELPKIVLVAFGVAIPLYLNTFAGIRGVDGKLAEVARVQQLSRLATIGHIVLPGALPQALVGLRQSLGVAWLALIVAEQVNADAGLGFLINDAREFLRTDVIVVGLLVYSLLGLITDAVVRLIERKALVWRRGFLAS; encoded by the coding sequence TTGTCTTCACTTGCCCTGCGGTCGACACCCGTCCGGCTGCCCCGACTGCCGTCCGGGCGCTGGGTGCGGCTGGTCGTTCCGGTGCTGATCGTCGTGCTCTGGCAGGTCGCCAGTGCCACCGGCGTGCTGCCGGAACGGCTGCTGGCCGCGCCGACGACGGTGGTGGACACGGCGATCGAGTTGTTCCGGGACGGTACGCTGCCGCACGCCATCGCGGTGTCGCTGCAACGCGCGGCGATCGGCTTCGGGGTGGGCGCGGCGATCGGCATCGTCCTGGCGGTGCTCGCCGGGCTCAGCCTGTTCGGGGAGTACGTCGTCGATCCGCCCATGCAGATGCTGCGGACGCTGCCGTTCTACGGGCTCATCCCGCTGCTCATCCTGTGGTTCGGCATCGGCGAACTGCCGAAGATCGTGCTGGTGGCCTTCGGCGTCGCGATTCCGCTGTACCTCAACACCTTTGCCGGAATCCGCGGGGTGGACGGCAAGCTCGCGGAGGTGGCCCGGGTGCAGCAGCTGTCGCGGCTCGCGACCATCGGGCACATCGTGCTGCCCGGCGCGCTGCCGCAGGCCCTGGTCGGGCTGCGGCAGTCGCTCGGGGTGGCCTGGCTCGCACTGATCGTCGCCGAACAGGTGAATGCCGATGCCGGACTGGGCTTCCTGATCAACGATGCCCGCGAATTCCTGCGCACGGATGTGATCGTCGTCGGGCTGCTGGTCTACAGCCTGCTCGGCCTGATCACCGATGCCGTTGTCCGGCTGATCGAAAGGAAGGCGCTGGTATGGCGACGCGGGTTCTTGGCGAGCTGA
- a CDS encoding ABC transporter ATP-binding protein, which produces MATRVLGELSTDTTETDTTDTGTTETEAVDERERSADRDPVARIRKLTKAFGPRTVLDGIDLDIGRGEFVALLGRSGSGKSTLLRALAGLDRDHGGELTVSGDVAVAFQEPRLVPWKRVHANITLGLRHSDPGTAARDALAEVGLTERADAWPLTLSGGESQRASLARALVRDPDLLLLDEPFSALDALTRITIHGLVLQLWARHRPGVLLVTHDVDEALLLADRALVLADGRIADDITIDLPRPRRREDSRFAALRRDLLTELGVGSLDGGTAETEGTA; this is translated from the coding sequence ATGGCGACGCGGGTTCTTGGCGAGCTGAGCACCGACACCACCGAGACAGACACCACCGACACCGGCACCACCGAGACCGAAGCCGTCGACGAACGGGAACGGTCCGCCGACCGCGATCCGGTGGCCCGAATTCGCAAGCTGACCAAGGCTTTCGGCCCCCGCACGGTGCTCGACGGCATCGATCTGGACATCGGCCGCGGCGAATTCGTCGCCCTGCTCGGTCGCAGCGGCTCCGGCAAGTCGACGCTGCTGCGCGCGCTGGCCGGACTGGATCGCGACCACGGCGGCGAGCTCACCGTGTCCGGCGATGTCGCCGTCGCCTTCCAGGAGCCGCGGCTGGTGCCGTGGAAACGCGTGCACGCCAACATCACCCTGGGCCTGCGGCACAGCGACCCCGGAACCGCCGCGCGCGACGCGCTGGCCGAGGTCGGGCTCACCGAGCGCGCGGACGCCTGGCCGCTCACCCTGTCCGGCGGTGAGTCGCAGCGCGCCTCGCTGGCCCGCGCGCTGGTGCGCGATCCGGATCTGCTGCTGCTCGACGAGCCGTTCAGCGCCCTGGATGCGCTGACCCGCATCACCATTCACGGGCTGGTGCTGCAACTGTGGGCGCGGCATCGGCCGGGCGTGCTGCTGGTCACCCACGATGTGGACGAGGCGCTGCTGCTCGCCGACCGCGCGCTGGTCCTCGCCGACGGCCGGATCGCCGACGACATCACCATCGACCTCCCCCGGCCGCGCCGCCGCGAGGACTCCCGATTCGCCGCGCTGCGCCGGGACCTGCTCACCGAACTCGGTGTCGGCTCGCTCGACGGCGGCACAGCAGAGACCGAAGGAACCGCATGA
- a CDS encoding RDD family protein, with the protein MAETTSGTQQVHDEAPKRLRHGDRGDPRYPSPRRLRWALSFAVDWLLHTPPLAVWPLTWGGSWQIVKIGGEPGELIAALPPWWVLLLTWLGLSFADRVVLQWACQATIGKLIFGLRIVHPETGGRISFWTLVGYWFRGAGATLIVVLVVPAIFAGGDLPSFDPHFHPKPVRRKDIGKYSTDGAPAAIVRPPALDRVRVVTTRRRDPGQPEDRPPRFRTLLSWTIDIAVHIVPAMLALAVLVDLPSRMPQLQPTADKLPPWWALLALWPALSFVHRVVVQWALGATLGKLVTGLRVVDAETEGRVDFVDLLIIWAQSWLPLIALFWLLQLGPLLLN; encoded by the coding sequence ATGGCGGAGACGACCTCGGGCACGCAACAGGTTCACGACGAAGCACCGAAGCGGCTTCGGCACGGGGATCGGGGCGATCCGCGCTATCCGTCGCCGCGCAGGCTGCGGTGGGCTCTGTCGTTCGCCGTCGACTGGCTCCTGCACACCCCGCCGCTCGCCGTATGGCCGCTGACCTGGGGTGGGTCGTGGCAGATCGTGAAGATCGGCGGCGAGCCGGGCGAGCTGATCGCGGCGTTGCCGCCGTGGTGGGTGCTGCTCCTGACGTGGCTGGGGCTGTCGTTCGCGGACCGTGTCGTGCTGCAGTGGGCCTGCCAGGCCACGATCGGCAAGCTGATCTTCGGGCTGCGGATCGTCCATCCCGAGACCGGCGGACGAATCTCGTTCTGGACGCTGGTCGGCTACTGGTTCCGCGGAGCCGGGGCGACGCTCATCGTCGTGCTCGTCGTCCCGGCCATCTTCGCCGGCGGTGACCTGCCCAGCTTCGATCCGCATTTCCATCCGAAACCCGTGCGGCGCAAGGACATCGGGAAGTATTCGACCGACGGGGCACCGGCGGCGATCGTCCGCCCGCCCGCGTTGGACCGGGTGCGGGTCGTGACCACGCGCCGACGAGATCCCGGGCAGCCGGAGGACCGGCCGCCGCGATTCCGGACGCTGCTGTCATGGACCATCGATATCGCCGTGCACATCGTGCCCGCGATGCTCGCGCTGGCGGTGCTGGTCGACCTTCCGTCGCGCATGCCGCAACTTCAGCCGACGGCCGACAAGCTACCGCCCTGGTGGGCTCTGCTGGCACTGTGGCCCGCGCTGTCCTTCGTCCACCGCGTCGTGGTGCAGTGGGCGCTGGGCGCAACGCTGGGCAAGCTGGTAACCGGGTTACGAGTCGTGGATGCCGAGACCGAGGGCCGCGTCGACTTCGTGGACCTGCTGATCATCTGGGCGCAATCCTGGTTGCCCCTCATCGCGCTGTTCTGGTTGCTGCAACTGGGCCCGTTGCTGCTCAACTAG
- a CDS encoding DUF433 domain-containing protein, protein MSFPVDITSALTGATLRQLRNWRNGASPLLVPEYGVRPQALYSFRDLLALRTVVKLRSETSLQKIRKSFRSLQDMDLTEHPSNYTLIAGKDSIYLVEGESDATDLVKQPGQRVLVTLDDVFAPFSNFKGTEVVNFIHPRERLDVREGRIGGWPTIRDTRVPFDTVARLVATGDIPAAEVSRHFPTVRTGDVADAVSFDQQIAAIGRSA, encoded by the coding sequence ATGTCATTCCCTGTCGACATAACTTCCGCACTGACCGGCGCAACCCTGCGGCAGCTCCGGAATTGGAGAAACGGAGCTTCGCCGCTTCTGGTCCCGGAGTACGGAGTCCGGCCGCAGGCTCTGTATTCGTTCCGCGACCTTCTTGCGTTGCGCACTGTGGTGAAGCTGCGTAGTGAGACCTCGTTACAGAAAATACGCAAGTCGTTCCGGTCGCTCCAGGATATGGATTTGACCGAACATCCGTCGAACTACACTTTGATCGCGGGCAAAGACTCGATCTACCTCGTCGAAGGCGAGAGTGACGCAACTGATCTGGTTAAACAGCCCGGACAGCGCGTGCTCGTGACTCTCGACGATGTATTTGCGCCATTCTCCAATTTCAAAGGCACTGAAGTAGTCAACTTCATTCATCCGCGAGAACGACTGGATGTTCGAGAAGGGCGCATTGGTGGATGGCCGACCATCCGTGACACACGGGTGCCTTTCGATACAGTTGCCCGCCTCGTCGCTACCGGCGATATCCCTGCGGCGGAAGTCAGCCGGCACTTCCCGACCGTCCGCACAGGCGATGTTGCCGACGCCGTCAGCTTCGACCAGCAGATTGCTGCCATCGGGCGGTCGGCGTGA
- a CDS encoding LLM class flavin-dependent oxidoreductase, producing the protein MSLSFHWFLPTYGDSRNLVAGGHGTSMSGDRPASLRYLNQIAGAAEENGFEGVLTPTGLWCEDAWLSTAMLVETTETLKFLVAFRPGLVSPTLAAQMAGTFQRHSRGRLLLNVVTGGEPHEQRAFGDFLDKEERYERTGEFLHVVRSLWDSREPISFEGKHIHVQDALLDNQPDPVPPIFFGGSSQAAGPVAAKYADTYLTWGEPLFAVSKKLEWIRRLAVDQGRRLRYGLRIHVISRDTSERAWAEADRLLESIDPADIERVQANLAQSESEGQRRMLELHGGSSERLEIAPNLWAGVGLVRGGAGTALVGSHEEVAERLIEYSRLGIDQFILSGYPHVEEAYWFGEGVLPILQRRGLWNPPSHRETRTVATPFATAQASSS; encoded by the coding sequence ATGTCCCTGTCCTTCCATTGGTTTCTGCCCACCTACGGCGACTCGCGCAACCTCGTCGCCGGCGGTCACGGCACCTCGATGTCGGGCGACCGCCCGGCCTCGCTGCGCTACCTGAACCAGATCGCGGGCGCCGCGGAGGAGAACGGCTTCGAGGGCGTGCTCACCCCGACCGGACTGTGGTGCGAGGACGCCTGGTTGAGCACGGCCATGCTGGTCGAAACCACCGAGACGCTGAAGTTCCTGGTGGCGTTCCGGCCCGGCCTGGTCAGCCCGACGCTGGCCGCGCAGATGGCGGGCACCTTCCAGCGGCATTCGCGCGGCCGGCTGCTGCTGAACGTGGTCACCGGCGGTGAACCGCACGAGCAGCGCGCCTTCGGCGATTTCCTGGACAAGGAGGAGCGCTACGAGCGCACCGGGGAATTCCTGCACGTGGTGCGCTCGCTGTGGGATTCGCGCGAGCCGATCTCTTTCGAGGGCAAGCACATTCACGTGCAGGACGCGCTGCTCGACAACCAGCCCGACCCGGTCCCGCCGATCTTCTTCGGCGGCTCCTCACAGGCGGCCGGGCCGGTGGCGGCCAAGTACGCCGACACCTACCTCACCTGGGGCGAACCGCTTTTCGCGGTGAGCAAGAAGCTGGAGTGGATTCGCCGGTTGGCGGTCGACCAGGGCCGCCGGCTGCGCTACGGCCTGCGCATCCACGTCATCTCCCGGGACACCTCCGAACGGGCCTGGGCCGAGGCGGACCGACTGCTGGAGTCGATCGACCCCGCGGATATCGAACGCGTGCAAGCGAATCTGGCGCAGAGCGAGTCCGAGGGCCAGCGCCGGATGCTGGAGCTGCACGGCGGCTCCAGCGAGCGCCTGGAGATCGCCCCCAACCTGTGGGCGGGCGTCGGCCTGGTCCGCGGCGGCGCCGGCACCGCCCTGGTGGGCTCGCACGAGGAGGTCGCCGAGCGCCTGATCGAGTACTCCCGCCTGGGCATCGACCAGTTCATCCTCTCCGGCTACCCCCACGTCGAGGAGGCATACTGGTTCGGCGAGGGCGTCCTCCCCATCCTCCAGCGCCGCGGCCTCTGGAACCCCCCGTCCCACCGCGAAACCCGCACCGTAGCAACCCCTTTCGCCACCGCCCAGGCCAGCAGCAGCTAG
- a CDS encoding TIGR03086 family metal-binding protein, translating into MIDLKPACHTMIELLADVSDELLGRPTPCAEYTVADLVDHIVESARGFIELAGRAAPPPGDRAAQVAELGEAWADPAAWTGTGGPPQLRLPNELWGRIALTEMVVHGWDLAVALGRPFHLPEETLRACLDHVTAFVPEAPLPELWGSAVDAPATAPLIDRIVAVTGRDPHWTPARAPFLQ; encoded by the coding sequence ATGATCGACCTGAAACCGGCCTGCCACACCATGATCGAGCTGCTGGCGGACGTGTCCGACGAACTGCTCGGCCGCCCGACACCGTGCGCCGAGTACACCGTCGCCGATCTCGTCGACCACATCGTCGAGTCCGCGCGGGGCTTCATCGAACTCGCCGGACGGGCCGCCCCGCCTCCTGGTGATCGTGCGGCACAGGTGGCGGAACTCGGCGAGGCATGGGCGGACCCGGCCGCCTGGACGGGCACGGGCGGCCCGCCGCAGCTCCGGTTGCCCAACGAGCTGTGGGGCAGGATCGCCCTCACCGAGATGGTGGTGCACGGCTGGGACCTCGCCGTCGCGCTCGGCCGCCCGTTCCACCTGCCCGAGGAGACCTTGCGAGCCTGTCTCGACCACGTCACCGCTTTCGTCCCCGAGGCGCCCCTGCCCGAACTGTGGGGCAGCGCGGTCGACGCCCCCGCCACGGCACCGCTGATCGACCGAATCGTCGCCGTAACCGGCCGCGACCCACACTGGACCCCTGCTCGAGCCCCGTTTTTACAGTGA
- a CDS encoding ABC transporter substrate-binding protein, whose translation MINRRLFAALALTALVATACGTDDAEDTAVRPDGTVDLSQVTLRLGDQKGTGLQALLESAGELRDVPYKIEWSQYTAGPPMLEAINSGSVDFGGVGNSPPVFAAAAKSEIKIVGGYRAGTAGQAILVPKDSPLRAPTDLKGKRIAVTKGSSAHHHLLTVLSKNGLSFDDIEAQYLQPADALAALSTGRVDAWAIWDPYTAQGEAQTGARILVDGNGYINGDAFFVAGSEALESKSRTAAIRDLLGRAQRAHAWADQHPEQWAQTWGQLTGLPTDVTLVAAKRDPYQDHPLDPATIDAEQQVADAFADAGLIPKKVNIPDFVDTRFNDLFPTAS comes from the coding sequence ATGATCAACCGCCGCCTGTTCGCCGCCCTCGCCCTCACGGCGCTGGTCGCCACCGCCTGTGGCACCGACGACGCCGAGGACACGGCGGTCCGGCCCGACGGCACCGTGGACCTGTCGCAGGTGACGCTGCGCCTCGGCGACCAGAAGGGCACCGGGCTGCAGGCCCTGCTGGAATCCGCCGGCGAGCTGCGGGACGTGCCGTACAAGATCGAATGGTCGCAGTACACCGCGGGTCCGCCGATGCTGGAGGCGATCAACTCCGGCTCGGTCGACTTCGGCGGCGTCGGCAATTCGCCGCCGGTGTTCGCCGCCGCGGCCAAGTCCGAGATCAAGATCGTCGGTGGATATCGGGCGGGCACCGCCGGGCAGGCGATCCTGGTGCCGAAGGACTCCCCACTGCGTGCCCCGACCGACCTGAAGGGCAAGCGGATCGCGGTCACCAAGGGCAGCTCCGCGCACCACCACCTGCTGACGGTGCTGAGCAAGAACGGACTGTCGTTCGACGACATCGAGGCCCAGTACCTGCAACCCGCCGACGCGCTCGCGGCGCTGAGCACCGGCCGCGTCGACGCGTGGGCGATCTGGGATCCCTACACCGCCCAGGGCGAGGCGCAGACCGGGGCCCGAATCCTGGTGGACGGCAACGGGTATATCAACGGCGACGCGTTCTTCGTCGCGGGATCCGAGGCGCTGGAAAGCAAGTCGCGGACGGCGGCGATCCGGGATCTGCTCGGCCGCGCCCAGCGCGCGCACGCCTGGGCCGATCAGCACCCGGAGCAGTGGGCACAGACCTGGGGACAGCTGACCGGACTGCCCACCGACGTGACGCTCGTGGCCGCGAAACGCGATCCCTACCAGGACCATCCGCTCGACCCCGCGACCATCGACGCCGAACAGCAGGTCGCCGACGCCTTCGCCGACGCGGGACTGATTCCGAAGAAGGTGAACATCCCGGACTTCGTCGATACCCGCTTCAACGACCTCTTCCCCACGGCCTCCTGA
- a CDS encoding WS/DGAT domain-containing protein, giving the protein MDALTPQDATRYWLSHRTCNDLFLLYCFTDTGRSADDLRASVAARSARIPDLSVRVRERRFGYPVRVPRGFTGDQVVEHRLDEPGWPNVVAALGDLLGEGVRADEYAWRLHLFRGVVGAPGGADPALVAVLQLSHALADGQRAAAVARALFAEGAGRAGPVRTRGVRKADSRSGFVSVDGGDAAFGSGGGDGEASVADRCSVPRVAEPGTDQVWPAHSHARRVHRRRAALAARLRDRCLRRALAGTAGGWLGRVENSATEAVSLLAFPVLLSRTVVRGFAAEGARRELASRAERGEVPPAAPGFPPTLLNQPPEPAEHVVRMLVRDDLKIPGYTVTVVVLTAVASALNRYLKSPEAELAAQVSMAVPSRNSRSHNNYRDLGIALHGAEPDPRRRADRIAADLDARRARAEHPLLSAQDRVTDVLPASVLRRDVATYPIDQVPDALSGHTVVSSVNRGPADLTFGGGPVRFTAGFPALGAVMHLTHGVHGLGRTVTVSVHADPAVVPDIDAYAGQLDAALTEVLEMLGDGPKPPAGH; this is encoded by the coding sequence ATGGATGCGCTGACGCCCCAGGATGCGACCAGATACTGGTTGTCCCACCGGACGTGCAACGACCTGTTCCTGCTGTACTGCTTCACCGATACCGGCCGCTCGGCCGATGATCTGCGCGCGAGCGTCGCGGCCCGCAGTGCGCGCATTCCCGATCTGTCGGTGCGGGTGCGGGAACGGCGGTTCGGGTATCCGGTCCGGGTGCCGCGCGGATTCACCGGCGATCAGGTCGTCGAGCACCGCCTGGACGAGCCCGGTTGGCCGAATGTCGTTGCGGCGCTCGGCGATCTGCTCGGCGAGGGTGTGCGCGCCGACGAGTACGCATGGCGCCTGCATCTGTTCCGCGGGGTCGTCGGGGCGCCCGGCGGTGCCGATCCGGCGCTCGTCGCGGTGCTACAGCTGTCGCACGCGCTCGCCGACGGACAACGGGCGGCCGCGGTCGCGCGGGCACTGTTCGCCGAGGGTGCTGGTCGGGCGGGGCCCGTGCGGACCCGTGGGGTACGCAAGGCCGACAGTCGCAGCGGTTTCGTGAGTGTCGATGGAGGTGATGCGGCGTTCGGCAGCGGCGGTGGGGACGGCGAGGCTTCGGTGGCGGACCGCTGCTCGGTGCCGCGGGTGGCGGAGCCGGGCACAGATCAGGTGTGGCCGGCTCATTCCCACGCTCGTCGTGTCCATCGCCGGCGCGCAGCGCTCGCCGCGCGGTTGCGCGATCGGTGTCTTCGACGGGCTCTTGCCGGTACGGCAGGAGGTTGGCTGGGTCGCGTGGAAAACTCTGCGACAGAGGCAGTTTCACTGCTCGCCTTCCCGGTTCTGCTGAGTAGAACCGTTGTTCGCGGGTTCGCGGCGGAGGGTGCGCGCCGTGAGCTGGCTTCTCGGGCCGAGCGTGGCGAGGTGCCGCCGGCCGCGCCCGGGTTTCCTCCTACCCTGCTGAATCAGCCGCCCGAACCGGCCGAACACGTGGTGCGCATGCTCGTTCGGGATGACCTGAAGATTCCGGGGTACACGGTCACAGTGGTGGTCCTGACGGCCGTCGCCTCGGCGTTGAACCGGTACCTGAAATCGCCGGAAGCCGAACTCGCTGCCCAGGTCTCGATGGCGGTGCCGAGCCGAAATAGTCGCTCGCACAACAATTACCGTGATCTCGGCATCGCATTGCATGGCGCCGAACCGGATCCCCGCCGCCGCGCCGACCGGATCGCCGCCGATCTGGACGCGCGCCGCGCCCGTGCCGAACATCCGCTGCTGTCGGCGCAGGATCGCGTGACGGATGTGCTCCCGGCTTCCGTGCTGCGCCGCGACGTGGCCACCTATCCGATAGATCAGGTGCCCGACGCGCTGTCCGGCCACACGGTGGTGTCCAGCGTGAATCGCGGACCGGCGGATCTGACCTTCGGCGGCGGCCCGGTCCGGTTCACCGCCGGCTTCCCCGCCCTCGGCGCCGTCATGCACCTGACGCACGGCGTGCACGGTCTCGGCCGCACGGTCACGGTGTCGGTGCACGCCGACCCCGCCGTGGTGCCCGATATCGACGCCTACGCCGGGCAGCTGGATGCCGCGCTCACGGAGGTGCTGGAGATGTTGGGAGACGGTCCGAAACCCCCTGCCGGGCACTGA
- a CDS encoding methyltransferase domain-containing protein translates to MAPTHSTSFSGPQADRLIDVHDLRAALPGIRRLRHWAHQALAPQPGESAIDIGSGSGSEVLAFADAVGPTGSAVGVEPDPDLLAAAEDRATQAGSTARFVPGDAYNLPLGSESVDAALCERVFQHLTTPGRAVGEIARVLRPGGRVVLMDSDWGTAIVHPGDRHVVHEVIETLIGNTTDPFAGRRLPGLLTRAGLEIDDVGSHALIQDHSAGAGALVARVSAMAVARGAITEQQREQLLADLDAGARSGDIHLSVTIFAVLAHKPE, encoded by the coding sequence ATGGCGCCTACACACAGCACCTCGTTCTCCGGCCCGCAGGCGGATCGTCTCATCGACGTCCATGATCTGCGGGCCGCCCTCCCCGGAATTCGCCGGCTGCGGCACTGGGCTCACCAAGCCCTCGCCCCGCAGCCCGGGGAGAGTGCGATCGATATCGGGTCCGGCAGCGGCTCGGAGGTCCTGGCCTTCGCCGACGCGGTCGGCCCTACCGGGTCCGCGGTCGGTGTGGAGCCCGATCCGGACCTGCTCGCCGCGGCCGAGGACCGGGCCACCCAGGCCGGGTCGACCGCCAGATTCGTCCCCGGTGACGCCTATAACCTGCCGCTGGGCAGCGAGAGCGTCGATGCGGCCCTGTGCGAGCGGGTCTTCCAGCATCTGACCACCCCCGGCCGCGCCGTCGGCGAGATCGCGCGGGTGCTGCGGCCCGGCGGCCGGGTCGTGCTGATGGACAGCGACTGGGGCACCGCGATCGTGCATCCCGGCGACCGCCACGTGGTGCACGAGGTGATCGAGACGCTGATCGGCAACACCACCGACCCGTTCGCCGGGCGCCGGCTGCCCGGGCTGCTCACCCGGGCCGGGTTGGAGATCGATGACGTCGGCTCGCACGCGCTGATCCAGGACCACAGCGCCGGTGCCGGTGCGCTGGTCGCCCGGGTCTCGGCAATGGCGGTGGCGCGCGGCGCGATCACCGAGCAGCAGCGCGAGCAACTGCTCGCCGACCTGGATGCCGGTGCCCGCAGCGGCGACATCCACCTGTCGGTGACGATCTTCGCCGTGCTCGCCCACAAGCCCGAGTAG